A region from the Canis lupus dingo isolate Sandy chromosome 9, ASM325472v2, whole genome shotgun sequence genome encodes:
- the LOC112655311 gene encoding circumsporozoite protein-like isoform X8: MDLKEFKGPRTSLPDILLLSRSAPAQHHGAGSAVRVRTGPGVPGAAAAAAAPGSPGGGAAAAAAPRAQGGGLAVQLRALQQVPGEALQQQLPTPQEPHQQTPRNPYQRMLRNPPDRPPGNPNLRPPPRAPGPSQPVTPAMSRAEMAGAHRGPVPEKLDVRMALS; encoded by the exons ATGGATCTGAAGGAATTTAAAGGGCCTCGGACTTCCTTGCCAGATATCCTTTTGCTGAGCCGCTCTGCACCTGCCCAGCACCATG gcgcCGGCTCTGCGGTGCGCGTGCGCACTGGCCCTGGTGTGCctggcgctgctgctgctgctgcggccccggggagccctgggggaggCGCTGCAGCCGCAGCAGCCCCCCGGGCCCAGGGCGGCGGACTGGCTGTCCAACTTCGCGCACTTCAACAAGTACCTGGAGAAGCTCTTCAACagcag CTGCCAACACCACAAGAACCCCACCAGCAAACACCACGAAACCCCTACCAGCGAATGCTACGAAACCCCCCCGACAGACCACCGGGAAACCCCAACCTCcgccctcctcccagggccccag GACCCTCTCAGCCTGTCACTCCAGCAATGAGCAGAGCAGAAATGGCAGGAGCCCATCGAGGGCCTGTCCCTGAGAAGCTGGATGTGAGGATGGCACTCTCCTAG
- the LOC112655311 gene encoding uncharacterized protein LOC112655311 isoform X7 — translation MDLKEFKGPRTSLPDILLLSRSAPAQHHGAGSAVRVRTGPGVPGAAAAAAAPGSPGGGAAAAAAPRAQGGGLAVQLRALQQVPGEALQQQKAANTTRTPPANTTKPLPANATKPPRQTTGKPQPPPSSQGPRGEEQVVLPLPPGPSQPVTPAMSRAEMAGAHRGPVPEKLDVRMALS, via the exons ATGGATCTGAAGGAATTTAAAGGGCCTCGGACTTCCTTGCCAGATATCCTTTTGCTGAGCCGCTCTGCACCTGCCCAGCACCATG gcgcCGGCTCTGCGGTGCGCGTGCGCACTGGCCCTGGTGTGCctggcgctgctgctgctgctgcggccccggggagccctgggggaggCGCTGCAGCCGCAGCAGCCCCCCGGGCCCAGGGCGGCGGACTGGCTGTCCAACTTCGCGCACTTCAACAAGTACCTGGAGAAGCTCTTCAACagcag AAAGCTGCCAACACCACAAGAACCCCACCAGCAAACACCACGAAACCCCTACCAGCGAATGCTACGAAACCCCCCCGACAGACCACCGGGAAACCCCAACCTCcgccctcctcccagggccccag GGGTGAAGAACAGGTAGTCCTGCCTTTGCCTCCAGGACCCTCTCAGCCTGTCACTCCAGCAATGAGCAGAGCAGAAATGGCAGGAGCCCATCGAGGGCCTGTCCCTGAGAAGCTGGATGTGAGGATGGCACTCTCCTAG
- the LOC112655311 gene encoding uncharacterized protein LOC112655311 isoform X6 has translation MEAGTKGPSAGSQAPALRCACALALVCLALLLLLRPRGALGEALQPQQPPGPRAADWLSNFAHFNKYLEKLFNSSSKSKDTKKSKNVKNPKKAANTTRTPPANTTKPLPANATKPPRQTTGKPQPPPSSQGPRGEEQVVLPLPPGPSQPVTPAMSRAEMAGAHRGPVPEKLDVRMALS, from the exons ATGGAAGCTGGCACCAAGGGCCCCTCCGCAGGATCACAG gcgcCGGCTCTGCGGTGCGCGTGCGCACTGGCCCTGGTGTGCctggcgctgctgctgctgctgcggccccggggagccctgggggaggCGCTGCAGCCGCAGCAGCCCCCCGGGCCCAGGGCGGCGGACTGGCTGTCCAACTTCGCGCACTTCAACAAGTACCTGGAGAAGCTCTTCAACagcag CTCTAAGTCTAAGGACACCAAGAAATCTAAAAACGTTAAAAACCCCAAGAAAGCTGCCAACACCACAAGAACCCCACCAGCAAACACCACGAAACCCCTACCAGCGAATGCTACGAAACCCCCCCGACAGACCACCGGGAAACCCCAACCTCcgccctcctcccagggccccag GGGTGAAGAACAGGTAGTCCTGCCTTTGCCTCCAGGACCCTCTCAGCCTGTCACTCCAGCAATGAGCAGAGCAGAAATGGCAGGAGCCCATCGAGGGCCTGTCCCTGAGAAGCTGGATGTGAGGATGGCACTCTCCTAG
- the LOC112655311 gene encoding uncharacterized protein LOC112655311 isoform X9 has protein sequence MEAGTKGPSAGSQAPALRCACALALVCLALLLLLRPRGALGEALQPQQPPGPRAADWLSNFAHFNKYLEKLFNSSSKSKDTKKSKNVKNPKKAANTTRTPPANTTKPLPANATKPPRQTTGKPQPPPSSQGPRTLSACHSSNEQSRNGRSPSRACP, from the exons ATGGAAGCTGGCACCAAGGGCCCCTCCGCAGGATCACAG gcgcCGGCTCTGCGGTGCGCGTGCGCACTGGCCCTGGTGTGCctggcgctgctgctgctgctgcggccccggggagccctgggggaggCGCTGCAGCCGCAGCAGCCCCCCGGGCCCAGGGCGGCGGACTGGCTGTCCAACTTCGCGCACTTCAACAAGTACCTGGAGAAGCTCTTCAACagcag CTCTAAGTCTAAGGACACCAAGAAATCTAAAAACGTTAAAAACCCCAAGAAAGCTGCCAACACCACAAGAACCCCACCAGCAAACACCACGAAACCCCTACCAGCGAATGCTACGAAACCCCCCCGACAGACCACCGGGAAACCCCAACCTCcgccctcctcccagggccccag GACCCTCTCAGCCTGTCACTCCAGCAATGAGCAGAGCAGAAATGGCAGGAGCCCATCGAGGGCCTGTCCCTGA
- the LOC112655311 gene encoding uncharacterized protein LOC112655311 isoform X4, with translation MAPALRCACALALVCLALLLLLRPRGALGEALQPQQPPGPRAADWLSNFAHFNKYLEKLFNSRKLPTPQEPHQQTPRNPYQRMLRNPPDRPPGNPNLRPPPRAPGRRAWAGWYLSGAPELGAGGGGQRGSPGLCGADTRAPGTSFSRQGPDLHLPDSSLLAHPPPLYSSGSLNSYLLTFLTTTYPETIKKYLHGLVTPVGPRQEGI, from the exons ATG gcgcCGGCTCTGCGGTGCGCGTGCGCACTGGCCCTGGTGTGCctggcgctgctgctgctgctgcggccccggggagccctgggggaggCGCTGCAGCCGCAGCAGCCCCCCGGGCCCAGGGCGGCGGACTGGCTGTCCAACTTCGCGCACTTCAACAAGTACCTGGAGAAGCTCTTCAACagcag AAAGCTGCCAACACCACAAGAACCCCACCAGCAAACACCACGAAACCCCTACCAGCGAATGCTACGAAACCCCCCCGACAGACCACCGGGAAACCCCAACCTCcgccctcctcccagggccccaggtaGGAGAGCCTGGGCCGGCTGGTACCTATCAGGAGCCCCAGAACTGGGAGCAGGGGGCGGCGGACAGAGAGGAAGCCCTGGGCTGTGCGGGGCGGACACCAGGGCCCCAGGGACATCCTTCTCCAGGCAGGGCCCTGACCTCCACTTGCCTGACTCAAGTCTGCTGGCCCACCCTCCCCCTTTGTATTCTTCCGGGAGCCTTAACTCCTACCTGCTCaccttcctcaccaccacctaCCCcgaaacaataaagaaatatctCCATGGCTTGGTGACTCCTGTGGGCCCTAGGCAGGAAGGGATCTGA
- the LOC112655311 gene encoding uncharacterized protein LOC112655311 isoform X3, with product MEAGTKGPSAGSQAPALRCACALALVCLALLLLLRPRGALGEALQPQQPPGPRAADWLSNFAHFNKYLEKLFNSRKLPTPQEPHQQTPRNPYQRMLRNPPDRPPGNPNLRPPPRAPGRRAWAGWYLSGAPELGAGGGGQRGSPGLCGADTRAPGTSFSRQGPDLHLPDSSLLAHPPPLYSSGSLNSYLLTFLTTTYPETIKKYLHGLVTPVGPRQEGI from the exons ATGGAAGCTGGCACCAAGGGCCCCTCCGCAGGATCACAG gcgcCGGCTCTGCGGTGCGCGTGCGCACTGGCCCTGGTGTGCctggcgctgctgctgctgctgcggccccggggagccctgggggaggCGCTGCAGCCGCAGCAGCCCCCCGGGCCCAGGGCGGCGGACTGGCTGTCCAACTTCGCGCACTTCAACAAGTACCTGGAGAAGCTCTTCAACagcag AAAGCTGCCAACACCACAAGAACCCCACCAGCAAACACCACGAAACCCCTACCAGCGAATGCTACGAAACCCCCCCGACAGACCACCGGGAAACCCCAACCTCcgccctcctcccagggccccaggtaGGAGAGCCTGGGCCGGCTGGTACCTATCAGGAGCCCCAGAACTGGGAGCAGGGGGCGGCGGACAGAGAGGAAGCCCTGGGCTGTGCGGGGCGGACACCAGGGCCCCAGGGACATCCTTCTCCAGGCAGGGCCCTGACCTCCACTTGCCTGACTCAAGTCTGCTGGCCCACCCTCCCCCTTTGTATTCTTCCGGGAGCCTTAACTCCTACCTGCTCaccttcctcaccaccacctaCCCcgaaacaataaagaaatatctCCATGGCTTGGTGACTCCTGTGGGCCCTAGGCAGGAAGGGATCTGA
- the LOC112655311 gene encoding proline-rich proteoglycan 2-like isoform X1, producing MDLKEFKGPRTSLPDILLLSRSAPAQHHGAGSAVRVRTGPGVPGAAAAAAAPGSPGGGAAAAAAPRAQGGGLAVQLRALQQVPGEALQQQLPTPQEPHQQTPRNPYQRMLRNPPDRPPGNPNLRPPPRAPGRRAWAGWYLSGAPELGAGGGGQRGSPGLCGADTRAPGTSFSRQGPDLHLPDSSLLAHPPPLYSSGSLNSYLLTFLTTTYPETIKKYLHGLVTPVGPRQEGI from the exons ATGGATCTGAAGGAATTTAAAGGGCCTCGGACTTCCTTGCCAGATATCCTTTTGCTGAGCCGCTCTGCACCTGCCCAGCACCATG gcgcCGGCTCTGCGGTGCGCGTGCGCACTGGCCCTGGTGTGCctggcgctgctgctgctgctgcggccccggggagccctgggggaggCGCTGCAGCCGCAGCAGCCCCCCGGGCCCAGGGCGGCGGACTGGCTGTCCAACTTCGCGCACTTCAACAAGTACCTGGAGAAGCTCTTCAACagcag CTGCCAACACCACAAGAACCCCACCAGCAAACACCACGAAACCCCTACCAGCGAATGCTACGAAACCCCCCCGACAGACCACCGGGAAACCCCAACCTCcgccctcctcccagggccccaggtaGGAGAGCCTGGGCCGGCTGGTACCTATCAGGAGCCCCAGAACTGGGAGCAGGGGGCGGCGGACAGAGAGGAAGCCCTGGGCTGTGCGGGGCGGACACCAGGGCCCCAGGGACATCCTTCTCCAGGCAGGGCCCTGACCTCCACTTGCCTGACTCAAGTCTGCTGGCCCACCCTCCCCCTTTGTATTCTTCCGGGAGCCTTAACTCCTACCTGCTCaccttcctcaccaccacctaCCCcgaaacaataaagaaatatctCCATGGCTTGGTGACTCCTGTGGGCCCTAGGCAGGAAGGGATCTGA
- the LOC112655311 gene encoding prickle planar cell polarity protein 3-like isoform X2: MKERRLCGARAHWPWCAWRCCCCCGPGEPWGRRCSRSSPPGPGRRTGCPTSRTSTSTWRSSSTAALSLRTPRNLKTLKTPRKLPTPQEPHQQTPRNPYQRMLRNPPDRPPGNPNLRPPPRAPGRRAWAGWYLSGAPELGAGGGGQRGSPGLCGADTRAPGTSFSRQGPDLHLPDSSLLAHPPPLYSSGSLNSYLLTFLTTTYPETIKKYLHGLVTPVGPRQEGI; the protein is encoded by the exons ATGAAGGA gcgcCGGCTCTGCGGTGCGCGTGCGCACTGGCCCTGGTGTGCctggcgctgctgctgctgctgcggccccggggagccctgggggaggCGCTGCAGCCGCAGCAGCCCCCCGGGCCCAGGGCGGCGGACTGGCTGTCCAACTTCGCGCACTTCAACAAGTACCTGGAGAAGCTCTTCAACagcag CTCTAAGTCTAAGGACACCAAGAAATCTAAAAACGTTAAAAACCCCAAGAAAGCTGCCAACACCACAAGAACCCCACCAGCAAACACCACGAAACCCCTACCAGCGAATGCTACGAAACCCCCCCGACAGACCACCGGGAAACCCCAACCTCcgccctcctcccagggccccaggtaGGAGAGCCTGGGCCGGCTGGTACCTATCAGGAGCCCCAGAACTGGGAGCAGGGGGCGGCGGACAGAGAGGAAGCCCTGGGCTGTGCGGGGCGGACACCAGGGCCCCAGGGACATCCTTCTCCAGGCAGGGCCCTGACCTCCACTTGCCTGACTCAAGTCTGCTGGCCCACCCTCCCCCTTTGTATTCTTCCGGGAGCCTTAACTCCTACCTGCTCaccttcctcaccaccacctaCCCcgaaacaataaagaaatatctCCATGGCTTGGTGACTCCTGTGGGCCCTAGGCAGGAAGGGATCTGA
- the LOC112655311 gene encoding uncharacterized protein LOC112655311 isoform X5: MEAGTKGPSAGSQAPALRCACALALVCLALLLLLRPRGALGEALQPQQPPGPRAADWLSNFAHFNKYLEKLFNSSCQHHKNPTSKHHETPTSECYETPPTDHRETPTSALLPGPQVGEPGPAGTYQEPQNWEQGAADREEALGCAGRTPGPQGHPSPGRALTSTCLTQVCWPTLPLCILPGALTPTCSPSSPPPTPKQ, translated from the exons ATGGAAGCTGGCACCAAGGGCCCCTCCGCAGGATCACAG gcgcCGGCTCTGCGGTGCGCGTGCGCACTGGCCCTGGTGTGCctggcgctgctgctgctgctgcggccccggggagccctgggggaggCGCTGCAGCCGCAGCAGCCCCCCGGGCCCAGGGCGGCGGACTGGCTGTCCAACTTCGCGCACTTCAACAAGTACCTGGAGAAGCTCTTCAACagcag CTGCCAACACCACAAGAACCCCACCAGCAAACACCACGAAACCCCTACCAGCGAATGCTACGAAACCCCCCCGACAGACCACCGGGAAACCCCAACCTCcgccctcctcccagggccccaggtaGGAGAGCCTGGGCCGGCTGGTACCTATCAGGAGCCCCAGAACTGGGAGCAGGGGGCGGCGGACAGAGAGGAAGCCCTGGGCTGTGCGGGGCGGACACCAGGGCCCCAGGGACATCCTTCTCCAGGCAGGGCCCTGACCTCCACTTGCCTGACTCAAGTCTGCTGGCCCACCCTCCCCCTTTGTATTCTTCCGGGAGCCTTAACTCCTACCTGCTCaccttcctcaccaccacctaCCCcgaaacaataa